A single region of the Xenopus laevis strain J_2021 chromosome 4L, Xenopus_laevis_v10.1, whole genome shotgun sequence genome encodes:
- the tubb3.L gene encoding tubulin beta 3 class III L homeolog, which produces MREIVHIQAGQCGNQIGAKFWEVISDEHGIDPCGNYIGDSDLQLERISVYYNEASSLKYVPRAILVDLEPGTMDSVRSGAFGHLFRPDNFIFGQSGAGNNWAKGHYTEGAELVDSVLDVVRKECENCDCLQGFQLTHSLGGGTGSGMGTLLISKVREEYPDRIMNTFSVVPSPKVSDTVVEPYNATLSIHQLVENTDETYCIDNEALYDICFRTLKLATPTYGDLNHLVSATMSGVTTSLRFPGQLNADLRKLAVNMVPFPRLHFFMPGFAPLTARGSQQYRALTVPELTQQMFDAKNMMAACDPRHGRYLTVATVFRGRMSMKEVDEQMLAIQSKNSSYFVEWIPNNVKVAVCDIPPRGLKMSSTFIGNSTAIQELFKRISEQFTAMFRRKAFLHWYTGEGMDEMEFTEAESNMNDLVSEYQQYQDATAEEEGEMYEDDEEESEAQGK; this is translated from the exons ATGAGGGAGATAGTGCACATCCAGGCCGGCCAGTGCGGCAACCAGATCGGGGCCAAG TTCTGGGAAGTCATCAGTGATGAACATGGTATTGACCCATGCGGAAACTATATTGGGGATTCTGACCTCCAGCTGGAGAGAATCAGCGTCTACTACAATGAAGCTTCCT CACTCAAATATGTTCCCAGGGCAATCCTAGTGGATTTAGAACCAGGAACTATGGACAGTGTCCGCTCTGGAGCCTTCGGACATCTTTTCCGACCAGACAACTTCATATTTG GACAGAGCGGTGCTGGTAACAACTGGGCAAAGGGTCACTACACAGAAGGAGCTGAATTGGTGGACTCTGTGTTGGATGTCGTTCGCAAGGAGTGCGAGAACTGTGATTGTCTTCAAGGCTTCCAGCTCACTCATTCTCTGGGTGGGGGCACAGGCTCTGGAATGGGTACTCTCTTAATAAGTAAGGTCAGAGAGGAGTACCCTGACCGCATCATGAACACTTTTAGCGTTGTCCCTTCCCCAAAAGTCTCTGACACAGTAGTTGAACCATACAACGCAACACTTTCCATCCACCAGCTGGTGGAAAATACGGATGAGACTTACTGCATTGACAATGAGGCTTTGTATGACATCTGTTTCCGTACTCTCAAACTGGCTACTCCAACCTATGGTGACCTTAATCATCTGGTCAGTGCCACAATGAGTGGAGTGACCACTTCTCTGAGGTTCCCCGGCCAACTCAATGCAGACTTGCGTAAGCTAGCAGTCAATATGGTACCTTTCCCACGTCTGCACTTTTTCATGCCAGGCTTTGCACCACTGACTGCCCGTGGCAGCCAGCAGTATAGGGCATTGACTGTCCCTGAACTCACCCAACAGATGTTTGATGCCAAGAACATGATGGCCGCTTGTGATCCTCGCCATGGGCGTTACCTGACTGTAGCCACTGTCTTCCGAGGACGCATGTCTATGAAGGAAGTGGATGAACAAATGCTCGCTATCCAGAGTAAGAATAGCAGCTATTTTGTGGAATGGATCCCCAATAATGTCAAAGTTGCAGTCTGTGACATTCCACCCCGTGGCCTCAAGATGTCTTCCACATTCATTGGCAACAGCACTGCCATTCAGGAATTGTTCAAGCGTATCTCTGAGCAGTTCACTGCCATGTTCAGGCGCAAGGCTTTCTTGCATTGGTACACAGGAGAGGGCATGGATGAGATGGAATTCACAGAGGCCGAGAGCAACATGAATGATCTTGTGTCAGAATACCAGCAGTACCAAGACGCCACCGCAGAGGAAGAGGGTGAAATGTATGAAGATGATGAGGAGGAGTCTGAAGCTCAGGGGAAATAA